A single region of the Solwaraspora sp. WMMD791 genome encodes:
- a CDS encoding carbohydrate ABC transporter permease: MSIANPLIRGRRPGPDPAATPPGRRRRGAPARPVWEEPPSVVGQGVKAVVLTAMVLAVLFPMWSVLVTSLASRETINATGGMVVVPREIDLSAYVNIFSGGQISRAVWVSTLVTVVGTTFSLVLTVLAAYGMSRRDSVAHRPLLFLFLLTFLIYPGMVPSYLVVTGLGLKNSLWALILPTAISVFNLVVIRAFFMNVPAELIDAARIDGAGEFRILWQIMLPLSRAVIAVVGLFYAVGYWNAYFNAVLYIDDNDKWPIQRVLQSYILAGQSPSVTGAPVNIPGVSAYPPTLAVKMAVVVITVLPAVIIFPFVQRHFTKGVITGAVKG, encoded by the coding sequence GTGAGCATCGCCAACCCGTTGATCCGCGGCCGTCGGCCGGGACCCGACCCGGCCGCTACGCCGCCGGGGCGCCGCCGCCGGGGTGCCCCGGCCAGACCGGTCTGGGAGGAACCGCCGAGCGTCGTCGGCCAGGGTGTCAAGGCCGTCGTGCTGACCGCCATGGTGCTGGCGGTGCTCTTTCCGATGTGGTCTGTCCTGGTGACCAGTCTCGCCTCCCGGGAGACCATCAACGCCACCGGTGGCATGGTGGTGGTGCCGCGCGAGATCGATCTGTCGGCGTACGTGAACATCTTCTCCGGCGGCCAGATCAGCCGGGCGGTCTGGGTCAGCACCCTGGTCACCGTCGTCGGCACGACCTTCAGCCTGGTGCTGACCGTGCTGGCGGCGTACGGGATGTCCCGCCGGGATTCGGTCGCGCACCGCCCGCTGCTGTTCCTGTTCCTGCTGACCTTCCTCATTTATCCCGGCATGGTGCCGAGTTATCTGGTGGTCACCGGTCTGGGGCTCAAGAACAGCCTGTGGGCGCTGATCCTGCCGACCGCCATCAGCGTGTTCAACCTGGTCGTGATCCGGGCCTTCTTCATGAACGTCCCGGCGGAGCTGATCGACGCGGCCCGCATCGACGGTGCCGGCGAGTTCCGCATCCTCTGGCAGATCATGCTGCCGCTGTCGCGGGCGGTGATCGCGGTGGTCGGCCTGTTCTACGCCGTCGGCTACTGGAACGCCTACTTCAACGCGGTGCTCTACATCGACGACAACGACAAGTGGCCGATCCAGCGGGTGCTGCAGAGCTACATCCTGGCTGGGCAGTCGCCCTCGGTGACCGGCGCGCCGGTGAACATCCCCGGGGTCAGCGCCTACCCGCCGACCCTGGCCGTCAAGATGGCGGTGGTGGTGATCACCGTACTGCCGGCCGTGATCATCTTCCCGTTCGTGCAGCGGCACTTCACCAAGGGTGTCATCACCGGTGCCGTCAAGGGCTGA
- a CDS encoding ABC transporter permease subunit — translation MTSVETSVTAGSGDDRGRRSPDQPTPDGGRRSRRTPDSRRTRRRTVPLRARLRRDWPLLAMAAPAALLLVVFHYLPTLGNVIAFQDYNPWVGDNAFEAFVYSEWIGFGNFETLFRDPAFWDAVLNTLTITAFQLVFFFPLPILLAILLHSILSRRIRGIVQSVVYLPHFFSWVLVVTFFMQMLGGAGLLAQRMREAGLQPLNIMSNPDTFIVLVTAESVWKDVGWGAIIFLAALSAIDQNLYEAAAADGAGRWRRLWHITLPGLRPVIVLLLILRLGDALSVGFEQFILQREAVGRQAAEVLDTYVYYQAIIPQQWGMGTAAGLFKGVIGLVLIIAANKFAHRLGEQGVYSR, via the coding sequence ATGACTTCGGTCGAGACGTCCGTGACCGCCGGCTCCGGTGACGACCGGGGTCGGCGGTCGCCGGACCAGCCCACCCCGGACGGTGGCCGCCGGTCACGCCGTACTCCAGATAGCCGGCGCACCCGCCGGCGGACGGTGCCGCTGCGGGCCCGGCTGCGCCGCGACTGGCCGCTGCTGGCGATGGCGGCCCCGGCCGCGCTGCTGCTGGTGGTCTTCCACTACCTGCCGACCCTCGGCAACGTCATCGCCTTCCAGGACTACAACCCCTGGGTCGGCGACAACGCCTTCGAGGCGTTCGTCTACAGCGAGTGGATCGGCTTCGGCAACTTCGAGACCCTGTTCCGGGATCCGGCGTTCTGGGACGCGGTGCTCAACACGCTGACCATCACCGCGTTCCAGTTGGTCTTCTTCTTTCCGCTGCCGATCCTGCTGGCGATCCTGCTGCACAGCATCCTGTCGCGCCGCATTCGCGGCATCGTCCAGAGCGTCGTCTACCTGCCGCACTTCTTCAGCTGGGTGCTGGTGGTCACGTTCTTCATGCAGATGCTCGGCGGTGCCGGTCTGCTCGCCCAGCGGATGCGCGAGGCGGGCCTGCAGCCACTCAACATCATGAGCAACCCGGACACCTTCATCGTCCTGGTCACCGCCGAGTCGGTGTGGAAGGACGTCGGCTGGGGCGCGATCATCTTCCTCGCGGCGCTGAGCGCCATCGACCAGAATCTGTACGAGGCGGCGGCGGCCGACGGGGCCGGCCGCTGGCGTCGGCTGTGGCACATCACCCTGCCAGGCCTGCGGCCGGTGATCGTCCTGCTGCTGATCCTGCGGCTCGGTGACGCGCTCAGCGTCGGCTTCGAGCAGTTCATCCTGCAACGCGAGGCGGTCGGCCGGCAGGCCGCCGAGGTGCTCGACACCTACGTCTACTACCAGGCGATCATCCCGCAGCAGTGGGGGATGGGCACGGCCGCCGGTCTGTTCAAGGGCGTCATCGGTCTGGTCCTGATCATCGCCGCGAACAAGTTCGCGCACCGCCTCGGCGAGCAGGGAGTGTATTCCAGGTGA